The following are encoded together in the Natator depressus isolate rNatDep1 chromosome 10, rNatDep2.hap1, whole genome shotgun sequence genome:
- the SOX8 gene encoding transcription factor SOX-8, with the protein MLTMTEEHDKALEPPCSPAGTASSMSHVDSDSDSPLSPAGSEGLGCAPPAPAPRPPAGPKGEPAEVDERFPACIRDAVSQVLKGYDWSLVPMPVRGNGSLKAKPHVKRPMNAFMVWAQAARRKLADQYPHLHNAELSKTLGKLWRLLSENEKRPFVEEAERLRVQHKKDHPDYKYQPRRRKSVKAGQSDSDSGAELSHHGGSQIYKADTGLGGVGDSHHHNDHTGQTHGPPTPPTTPKTDLHHGSKQELKHEGRRLVESGRQNIDFSNVDISELSSEVINMETFDVRELDQYLPLNGHSAMPADHGQNSSAGSYGPSYSHSANGASGAAQVWTHKSPSSVSPTLNETSQQRPHIKTEQLSPSHYSDQSHGSPTHSDYGSYSAQACATTASTATAAASFSSSQCDYTDLQSSNYYNPYSGYPSSIYQYPYFHSSRRPYATPILNGLSIPPAHSPTANWDQPVYTTLTRP; encoded by the exons ATGCTCACCATGACCGAGGAGCACGACAAAGCCCTGGAGCCGCCCTGCAGCCCGGCGGGCACCGCCAGCTCCATGTCCCACGTGGACTCGGACTCCGACTCGCCCCTGTCCCCCGCCGGCTCGGAGGGGCTGGGCTGCGCCCCGCCggcccccgccccgcgcccgcccGCCGGCCCCAAGGGGGAGCCGGCCGAGGTGGACGAGCGCTTCCCCGCCTGCATCCGGGACGCCGTGTCGCAGGTGCTGAAGGGCTACGACTGGAGCCTGGTGCCCATGCCCGTGCGGGGCAACGGATCGCTCAAGGCCAAGCCCCACGTCAAGCGGCCCATGAACGCCTTCATGGTGTGGGCGCAGGCCGCCCGCAGGAAGCTGGCCGACCAGTACCCGCATCTGCACAACGCCGAGCTCAGCAAGACCCTGGGCAAGCTCTGGCG tttgttaagtgaaaatgaaaaacGTCCCTTTGTGGAAGAAGCCGAGAGGCTCCGGGTTCAGCACAAGAAGGATCATCCGGATTATAAATACCAGCCCCGGAGGAGGAAAAGTGTAAAAGCTGGCCAGAGCGATTCTGATTCAGGAGCGGAGCTCAGCCATCATGGAGGGAGCCAGATCTACAAAGCAGACACCGGGCTAGGAGGTGTAGGAGATTCTCACCATCACAATGATCACACAG GGCAAACTCATGGACCACCCACCCCTCCTACCACCCCTAAAACGGATCTTCATCATGGGAGCAAGCAAGAGCTGAAACACGAGGGGCGCCGCCTAGTGGAGAGCGGCCGCCAGAACATAGACTTCAGCAATGTGGACATCTCGGAACTGAGCAGCGAGGTCATTAACATGGAGACCTTTGACGTGCGTGAGCTTGACCAGTATTTGCCCCTGAATGGCCATTCCGCCATGCCGGCTGACCACGGGCAGAACTCCTCAGCAGGGTCTTACGGCCCTTCCTATTCCCATTCAGCCAACGGTGCCAGTGGAGCAGCCCAAGTCTGGACTCACAAAAGCCCATCCTCGGTGTCCCCTACTTTAAATGAAACCAGCCAGCAGAGACCACACATCAAAACGGAGCAACTCAGCCCAAGTCATTACAGCGACCAATCCCATGGGTCTCCAACTCACTCCGACTACGGCTCCTATAGCGCACAGGCTTGTGCCACCACGGCTTCCACCGCCACAGCGGCTGCCTCTTTCTCCAGCTCGCAGTGCGACTACACAGACCTCCAGAGTTCTAATTACTACAACCCTTACTCCGGGTATCCCTCCAGCATTTACCAGTATCCGTATTTCCATTCCTCACGGCGCCCCTACGCCACACCCATTCTGAACGGCTTGTCCATCCCTCCCGCTCACAGCCCCACTGCTAACTGGGACCAGCCTGTCTACACAACCCTGACGAGGCCTTAG